One Lysobacter enzymogenes DNA segment encodes these proteins:
- the tesB gene encoding acyl-CoA thioesterase II gives MTSSPVSELIELLSLERLEDNLFRGQSRDIGTKYVFGGQVLGQALSAAQATLDSPRAAHSLHAYFLKAGDIEAPIVYQADRTRDGGSFSVRRVTAIQHGQPIFFLAASFQVEQDGGEHQLSMPEVPKPEDIAPAPPVPPQVMATLPTKVQRWLSRQGPFEFRHVYPRDELNPPKRPPYQQVWFRLSERVGDAPELHRALLAYASDFHLLGTATFPHGISYYQPNVQMASLDHALWFHRPFRADEWLLYSIDSPSAQGARGLARGQIYDRDGRLVASTAQEGLIRVVADPDAAAHVPAKE, from the coding sequence ATGACTTCCTCCCCCGTCTCCGAACTGATCGAACTGCTGTCGCTGGAGCGGCTGGAAGACAATCTGTTCCGCGGCCAGAGCCGCGACATCGGCACCAAGTACGTGTTCGGCGGCCAGGTCCTGGGCCAGGCGCTGTCGGCGGCCCAGGCCACCCTGGATTCGCCGCGCGCGGCGCATTCGCTGCACGCCTATTTCCTCAAGGCCGGCGACATCGAGGCGCCGATCGTCTACCAGGCCGACCGCACCCGCGACGGCGGCAGCTTCTCGGTGCGCCGGGTCACCGCGATCCAGCACGGCCAGCCGATCTTCTTCCTCGCCGCCTCGTTCCAGGTCGAGCAGGACGGCGGCGAGCACCAGCTGTCGATGCCGGAAGTGCCCAAGCCCGAGGACATCGCGCCGGCGCCGCCGGTGCCGCCGCAGGTGATGGCGACGCTGCCGACCAAGGTGCAGCGCTGGCTCTCGCGCCAGGGGCCGTTCGAGTTCCGCCACGTGTATCCGCGCGACGAACTCAATCCGCCCAAGCGCCCGCCGTATCAGCAGGTGTGGTTCCGCCTCAGCGAACGCGTCGGCGACGCGCCCGAGCTGCACCGCGCGCTGCTGGCCTACGCCTCGGATTTCCATCTGCTCGGCACCGCGACCTTTCCGCACGGCATCAGCTACTACCAGCCCAACGTGCAGATGGCCTCGCTCGATCACGCGCTGTGGTTCCACCGTCCGTTCCGCGCCGACGAATGGCTGCTGTATTCGATCGACAGCCCCAGCGCGCAGGGCGCGCGCGGGCTGGCGCGCGGGCAGATCTACGACCGCGACGGGCGGCTGGTCGCCAGCACCGCGCAGGAAGGTTTGATCCGGGTCGTCGCCGATCCAGACGCGGCCGCGCACGTACCGGCGAAGGAATGA
- a CDS encoding MOSC domain-containing protein, with amino-acid sequence MTALPPADSALGTLMATLPRPGRVEWIGLRPARGQAMREVEQALAEAGKGLAGDRYQGGSGKRGITLIQAEHLPAIAALAGLESVAPALLRRNVVVSGLPLVALKGRRFRLGETLLETTESCDPCSRMEAALGPGGYNAMRGHGGWCARIVEGGRIRLGDALVPVGDAAV; translated from the coding sequence ATGACCGCCTTGCCGCCTGCAGACTCCGCGCTGGGAACGTTGATGGCCACGCTGCCGCGGCCCGGCCGGGTCGAGTGGATCGGCCTGCGCCCGGCGCGCGGGCAGGCGATGCGCGAGGTCGAGCAGGCGCTGGCCGAGGCCGGCAAGGGCCTGGCCGGCGACCGTTACCAGGGCGGCAGCGGCAAGCGCGGGATCACCCTGATCCAGGCGGAGCACCTGCCCGCGATCGCGGCCCTGGCCGGGCTCGAGTCGGTCGCGCCGGCGCTCCTGCGCCGCAACGTCGTGGTCTCGGGCCTGCCGCTGGTCGCGCTCAAGGGCCGGCGTTTCCGCCTCGGCGAAACCCTGCTGGAAACCACCGAGTCCTGCGACCCGTGCTCGCGGATGGAAGCCGCGCTGGGCCCGGGCGGCTACAACGCGATGCGCGGCCATGGCGGCTGGTGCGCGCGCATCGTCGAAGGCGGCCGGATCCGCCTGGGCGATGCGCTGGTGCCGGTAGGCGATGCGGCCGTTTGA
- a CDS encoding DUF6053 domain-containing protein encodes MGPPSVGRPSGPTLSDPFAAT; translated from the coding sequence ATGGGCCCGCCGAGTGTGGGAAGGCCTTCAGGCCCGACGCTTTCCGATCCGTTCGCCGCGACCTGA
- a CDS encoding SPFH domain-containing protein, producing MKENPIQSLPGIPALLVLLLVLLGCGYGFIATVTGPDSPVTWGALAFVALAVLALVCLAGLYMVEPNQAAVLSLFGKYVGTVKDNGLRWNNPLYAKRKVSQRVRNFESGKLKVNELDGSPIEIAAVIVWQVVDSAEAVYNVDDYETFVHIQSESALRAMATSYPYDQHEDGQLSLRSHASEISLHLKQELQERLADAGVDIIDARISHLAYAAEIAQAMLQRQQANAVIAARTRIVAGAVGMVEMALAELQKNGVVQLDEERKAQMVSNLLVVLCGERGTQPIVNTGSLY from the coding sequence ATGAAAGAAAACCCGATCCAGTCCCTGCCCGGCATCCCGGCCCTGCTCGTCCTGCTGCTGGTCCTGCTCGGCTGCGGCTACGGCTTCATCGCCACCGTCACCGGCCCCGACAGCCCGGTCACCTGGGGCGCGCTCGCCTTCGTCGCGCTCGCCGTGCTGGCCCTGGTCTGCCTGGCCGGCCTGTACATGGTCGAGCCCAACCAGGCCGCGGTGCTGAGCCTGTTCGGCAAGTACGTCGGCACGGTCAAGGACAACGGCCTGCGCTGGAACAATCCGCTGTACGCCAAGCGCAAGGTCAGCCAGCGCGTGCGCAACTTCGAGAGCGGCAAGCTCAAGGTCAACGAACTCGACGGCAGCCCGATCGAGATCGCCGCGGTGATCGTGTGGCAGGTGGTGGATTCGGCCGAAGCGGTCTACAACGTCGACGATTACGAAACCTTCGTCCACATCCAGTCCGAATCGGCGCTGCGCGCGATGGCCACCAGCTATCCCTACGACCAGCACGAGGACGGCCAGCTGTCGCTGCGCAGCCACGCCAGCGAAATCTCGCTGCACCTCAAGCAGGAACTGCAGGAACGCCTCGCCGACGCCGGCGTCGACATCATCGACGCGCGCATCAGCCACCTCGCCTACGCGGCCGAGATCGCCCAGGCGATGCTGCAGCGCCAGCAGGCCAACGCGGTGATCGCCGCGCGCACCCGCATCGTCGCCGGCGCGGTCGGCATGGTCGAGATGGCCCTGGCCGAACTGCAGAAGAACGGCGTGGTCCAGCTCGACGAGGAGCGCAAGGCGCAGATGGTCAGCAACCTGCTGGTGGTGCTGTGCGGCGAGCGCGGCACCCAGCCGATCGTCAACACCGGCAGCCTGTACTGA
- a CDS encoding ATP-grasp domain-containing protein: protein MSTPVTWAIQTNFIADEQIRRVWSAAEDAGARVQDVLVVPFSDELGNEVPPLDGVVIPYGATKLTRLAQKRGWRGLCFDEAAFRVDAWNRHRDDMLNQHVRQMSVRECMAAMQDEDEDSRWFVRPVQDLKHFDGTVTVAREIRRWMSSVDSGNYSFDGDTEVIVAPVQKLHGEWRFFVVDGQVVDGSSYRIAGQRLANAVARPELYETAQSLADGWLPHRTCVMDVALTDEGYKVIEFNTFNSSGFYAHDIEKIVAAVTRHFATQA from the coding sequence ATGAGCACGCCCGTCACCTGGGCCATCCAGACCAATTTCATCGCCGACGAGCAGATCCGCAGGGTCTGGTCCGCCGCCGAAGACGCCGGCGCGCGCGTGCAGGACGTTCTCGTCGTCCCGTTCTCCGACGAACTCGGCAACGAGGTGCCGCCGCTCGACGGCGTGGTGATTCCCTACGGCGCGACCAAGCTCACCCGGCTGGCGCAAAAGCGCGGCTGGCGCGGGCTGTGCTTCGATGAAGCGGCGTTCCGGGTCGACGCCTGGAACCGCCATCGCGACGACATGCTCAACCAACACGTGCGCCAGATGAGCGTGCGCGAGTGCATGGCCGCGATGCAGGACGAAGACGAGGACAGCCGGTGGTTCGTGCGCCCGGTGCAGGACCTCAAGCATTTCGACGGCACGGTGACCGTCGCGCGCGAGATCCGCCGCTGGATGAGCAGCGTGGACTCGGGCAACTACAGCTTCGACGGCGACACCGAGGTGATCGTGGCGCCGGTGCAGAAGCTGCACGGCGAGTGGCGCTTCTTCGTGGTCGACGGGCAGGTCGTGGACGGCTCGTCGTACCGCATCGCCGGGCAGCGCCTGGCCAACGCGGTGGCGCGGCCGGAACTGTACGAGACGGCGCAGTCGCTGGCCGACGGCTGGCTGCCGCACCGCACCTGCGTCATGGACGTGGCGCTGACCGACGAAGGCTACAAGGTGATCGAGTTCAACACCTTCAACTCGTCGGGGTTCTACGCGCACGACATCGAGAAGATCGTCGCCGCGGTCACCCGCCACTTCGCGACGCAGGCATGA
- a CDS encoding endonuclease/exonuclease/phosphatase family protein, with product MSRLLLPCAALAAALLAACTQVNVHGDPQAYVRAQDAPARLRVATYNTSLYDEADGGLIKRFEAGDDNARKIAAVLQQVRPDLVLLNEFDYDPQQRAAELFQRDYLEVAQPGGGEALRYPYRYLAPVNTGVPSGLDLDGDGQSGDAARGDRARGNDAWGYGLHPGQYGMLVLSKYPIDAAAVRSFQTFKWANLPNARQPRDPSTGKPWYSAAVWPQMRLSSKSHWDVPVKTPLGVLHFLAAHPTPPVFDGPEDRNGARNFDEIGLWARYLDGGSPSWLCDDQGRCGGLAADARFVIVGDMNADPVDGDGVPGAIRQLLDHPRVDSTHVPRSEGAGERARGYGFARKGDIATHTGDFGPKAGTLRLDYVLPSRGWKVEGTGVFWPKAGTPDAKISEASDHHLVWVDLAK from the coding sequence ATGTCCAGACTCCTTCTTCCCTGCGCCGCGCTCGCCGCGGCCCTGCTCGCGGCCTGCACGCAAGTGAACGTCCACGGCGATCCCCAGGCCTACGTCCGCGCCCAGGACGCGCCCGCGCGGCTGCGCGTGGCCACCTACAACACCTCGCTGTACGACGAAGCCGACGGCGGCCTGATCAAGCGCTTCGAAGCCGGCGACGACAACGCGCGCAAGATCGCCGCGGTGCTGCAGCAAGTGCGGCCGGACCTGGTCCTGCTCAACGAATTCGACTACGACCCGCAGCAGCGCGCGGCCGAGCTGTTCCAGCGCGACTACCTCGAAGTCGCCCAGCCCGGCGGCGGCGAGGCGCTGCGCTATCCGTATCGCTACCTCGCCCCGGTCAACACCGGCGTGCCCAGCGGCCTGGACCTGGACGGCGACGGCCAATCCGGCGATGCCGCGCGCGGCGACCGCGCGCGCGGCAACGACGCCTGGGGCTACGGCCTGCACCCGGGCCAGTACGGCATGCTGGTGCTGTCGAAGTACCCCATCGACGCCGCCGCGGTGCGCAGCTTCCAGACCTTCAAGTGGGCGAACCTGCCGAACGCGCGCCAGCCGCGCGATCCCTCCACCGGCAAGCCGTGGTACTCCGCGGCGGTGTGGCCGCAGATGCGGCTGTCGTCGAAATCGCATTGGGACGTGCCGGTGAAAACGCCGCTGGGCGTGTTGCACTTCCTCGCCGCGCATCCGACCCCGCCGGTGTTCGACGGCCCCGAGGACCGCAACGGCGCGCGCAACTTCGATGAGATCGGGCTGTGGGCGCGCTACCTCGACGGCGGTTCGCCGTCGTGGCTGTGCGACGACCAGGGCCGCTGCGGCGGCCTCGCCGCGGACGCGCGCTTCGTCATCGTCGGCGACATGAACGCCGACCCGGTCGACGGCGACGGCGTGCCCGGCGCGATCAGGCAACTGCTCGACCACCCGCGCGTGGATTCGACCCACGTGCCGCGCAGCGAAGGCGCCGGCGAACGCGCGCGCGGCTACGGCTTCGCGCGCAAGGGCGACATCGCCACCCACACCGGCGACTTCGGCCCGAAGGCCGGAACGCTGCGGCTGGACTACGTGCTGCCCTCGCGCGGCTGGAAGGTCGAGGGCACGGGCGTGTTCTGGCCGAAGGCGGGAACGCCGGACGCGAAGATCTCCGAGGCCAGCGATCACCATCTGGTGTGGGTGGACCTGGCGAAGTGA
- a CDS encoding arginyltransferase, with protein MGTQPQQPDSDDLRLFHTGEHACGYWPERIARDLVLDPRDPRLREWYPHALGWGFRRSGDIVYRPHCSGCRACVAVRIPVDRFMPDRSQRRCLARNAQVEMRVHRAERTPEQLALYKRYLASRHSGGGMDGHGAIEFDQFLIGSWSENRFLELREAGHGRLLAVAVTDVVEDALSAVYTFYDPDLADRSLGTLAILRQIEWARRERRRHLYLGYWIAGHPKMDYKRRFRPLEAFDGRDWRVFTHS; from the coding sequence ATGGGCACGCAACCGCAGCAGCCGGACAGCGACGACCTCCGCCTGTTCCACACCGGCGAGCACGCCTGCGGCTACTGGCCCGAGCGCATCGCCCGCGACCTGGTGCTCGATCCGCGCGACCCGCGCCTGCGCGAGTGGTATCCGCACGCGTTGGGCTGGGGTTTCCGCCGCTCCGGCGACATCGTCTACCGTCCGCACTGCAGCGGCTGCCGCGCCTGCGTCGCGGTGCGCATCCCGGTCGACCGCTTCATGCCCGACCGCAGCCAGCGCCGCTGCCTGGCGCGCAACGCGCAGGTGGAGATGCGCGTGCACCGCGCCGAACGCACGCCCGAGCAACTCGCGCTGTACAAGCGCTATCTCGCCTCGCGCCACAGCGGCGGCGGCATGGACGGCCACGGCGCGATCGAGTTCGACCAGTTCCTGATCGGCAGCTGGAGCGAGAACCGCTTCCTGGAACTGCGCGAGGCCGGCCACGGCCGCCTGCTCGCGGTCGCGGTCACCGACGTGGTCGAGGACGCCCTGTCGGCGGTCTACACCTTCTACGACCCCGACCTCGCCGACCGCAGCCTGGGCACGCTGGCGATCCTGCGCCAGATCGAATGGGCCCGGCGCGAGCGCCGCCGCCATCTGTACCTGGGCTACTGGATCGCCGGCCATCCGAAGATGGACTACAAGCGCCGGTTCCGACCGTTGGAGGCCTTCGATGGCCGCGATTGGCGGGTTTTTACACATTCGTAA
- a CDS encoding EF-hand domain-containing protein, which translates to MNRFPLYLAAMTAVAMFAGAATAAFAAPQAGGDGAQRPRMKIDANGDGVITREEAAKFPRLAERFDELDKNRDGKLDASERPQRRGGREHGGRHGGAGGAARLDTDGDGRISQAEAAKSPRLAKNFAAIDANKDGYIVRGELRGYFQRERPKWEAERAQRFDAKFAEADLNRDGKLSKIEVQEKMPRLAAQFAFLDENRDGFLSKTELKPDGKR; encoded by the coding sequence ATGAATCGTTTTCCCCTCTACCTCGCCGCGATGACCGCGGTCGCGATGTTCGCCGGCGCGGCGACCGCGGCGTTCGCCGCGCCGCAGGCCGGCGGCGACGGCGCGCAGCGCCCGCGCATGAAGATCGACGCCAACGGCGACGGCGTGATCACGCGTGAGGAAGCGGCCAAGTTCCCGCGCCTGGCCGAGCGCTTCGACGAGCTCGACAAGAACCGCGACGGCAAGCTCGACGCCAGCGAGCGCCCGCAGCGCCGCGGCGGCCGCGAGCACGGCGGCCGTCACGGCGGCGCCGGCGGCGCGGCCCGGCTCGACACCGACGGCGACGGCCGGATCAGCCAGGCCGAGGCGGCCAAGTCGCCGCGCCTGGCGAAGAACTTCGCCGCCATCGACGCCAACAAGGACGGCTACATCGTGCGCGGCGAACTGCGCGGCTACTTCCAGCGCGAGCGTCCGAAATGGGAAGCCGAGCGCGCCCAGCGCTTCGACGCCAAATTCGCCGAAGCCGACCTCAACCGCGACGGCAAGCTCAGCAAGATCGAAGTGCAGGAAAAGATGCCGCGCCTGGCCGCGCAGTTCGCCTTCCTCGACGAGAACCGCGACGGCTTCCTGAGCAAGACCGAGCTCAAGCCGGACGGCAAGCGCTGA
- a CDS encoding N-acetylmuramoyl-L-alanine amidase, whose amino-acid sequence MPPLNSVLAPLPYETRLDARDPASVDLVVIHCTELPDLAAAREYGERVLYPASGTGNSGHYYIDRDGATLRYVAEDRIAHHVRGYNPRSLGIELVNTGRYPHWLDSRHQAMDEAYPPAQVDALLALLAQLRATLPSLRWIAGHEDLDTATVEASDDPAVQVPRKRDPGPRFPWPQVLAACGLERLRP is encoded by the coding sequence ATGCCGCCCCTGAACTCCGTCCTCGCGCCGCTGCCCTACGAGACCCGGCTGGACGCGCGCGATCCGGCCTCGGTGGATCTGGTAGTGATCCATTGCACCGAGCTGCCGGACCTGGCCGCGGCGCGCGAATACGGCGAGCGCGTGCTGTATCCGGCCTCGGGCACCGGCAACAGCGGCCACTACTACATCGACCGCGACGGCGCCACGCTGCGCTATGTCGCCGAGGACCGCATCGCCCACCACGTGCGCGGCTACAACCCGCGTTCGCTGGGGATCGAACTGGTCAATACCGGGCGCTACCCGCATTGGCTGGATTCGCGCCACCAGGCGATGGACGAGGCCTACCCGCCGGCGCAGGTCGACGCCCTGCTGGCGCTGCTCGCGCAACTGCGCGCGACGCTGCCGTCGCTGCGCTGGATCGCCGGCCACGAGGACCTGGACACCGCCACGGTCGAGGCCAGCGACGATCCGGCCGTGCAGGTGCCGCGCAAACGCGATCCCGGCCCGCGCTTTCCCTGGCCGCAGGTGCTGGCCGCGTGCGGGCTGGAGCGGCTTCGCCCCTGA
- a CDS encoding RNA polymerase sigma factor, with amino-acid sequence MNAQALDSLIGHDLPLAAGGDSAAYSRIVGACQNSVTAIALAMVRDVQASEDIAQEAFLSAWQNIRKLHNPSSFLPWLRQITRNLARDHLRARVRQPRAVEDAELAIELAADPAPGAIETLLEAERARVAAELISALPDESREVLLLYYREGQSSQQVAALLGLSDAAVRKRLSRARGAVREELMERFAAFARASAPSVGFTTLVASSLGLIAPPSIAAAALAGGAAGSSLAGKFGLGASSASGGVAGGGAAALLDRLLAPFAAAGGGEALEHGARWSVQLGGVIGGTIGGALGALAMTQILLRYARGAQERRRIYRMMIAMSVSAALVCLGLLAALALSRGWLAPAAFLLLSMALMNWQMLRWLPREIGPLLDRAQRESGRDPRAGFGYRWLLGKPAIVWSNVALLASIALVLYKDGRFG; translated from the coding sequence ATGAACGCGCAGGCCCTGGATTCGCTGATCGGCCACGACCTGCCGCTGGCGGCGGGCGGCGACAGCGCCGCCTATTCGCGCATCGTCGGCGCCTGCCAGAACTCGGTCACCGCGATCGCCCTGGCGATGGTGCGCGACGTCCAGGCCAGCGAGGACATCGCCCAGGAGGCCTTCCTCAGCGCCTGGCAGAACATCCGCAAGCTGCACAACCCGTCCAGCTTCCTGCCGTGGCTGCGCCAGATCACCCGCAACCTCGCCCGCGACCACCTGCGCGCGCGGGTGCGCCAGCCGCGCGCGGTCGAGGACGCGGAACTGGCGATCGAACTGGCCGCCGATCCCGCCCCCGGCGCGATCGAAACGCTGCTGGAGGCCGAACGCGCCCGGGTCGCCGCCGAACTGATCTCGGCGCTGCCCGACGAAAGCCGCGAGGTGCTGCTGTTGTACTACCGCGAAGGCCAGAGTTCGCAGCAGGTCGCGGCCCTGCTCGGGCTCAGCGACGCGGCGGTGCGCAAGCGCCTGTCGCGCGCGCGCGGCGCGGTGCGCGAAGAGCTGATGGAGCGCTTCGCCGCGTTCGCCCGCGCCAGCGCGCCGTCGGTCGGCTTCACCACCCTGGTCGCCTCCAGCCTGGGCCTGATCGCGCCGCCGTCGATCGCCGCCGCGGCCCTGGCCGGCGGCGCGGCCGGTTCCAGCCTGGCCGGCAAGTTCGGCCTGGGCGCGTCCTCGGCCAGCGGCGGCGTCGCCGGCGGCGGCGCGGCCGCCCTGCTCGACCGCCTGCTCGCGCCGTTCGCGGCCGCCGGCGGCGGCGAGGCGCTGGAGCACGGCGCGCGCTGGAGCGTGCAGCTCGGCGGCGTAATCGGCGGCACCATCGGCGGCGCCCTCGGCGCGTTGGCGATGACCCAAATCCTGCTGCGCTACGCGCGCGGCGCGCAGGAACGCCGGCGGATCTACCGGATGATGATCGCGATGTCGGTCAGCGCCGCGCTGGTCTGCCTCGGCCTGCTCGCGGCGCTCGCCCTCAGCCGCGGCTGGCTGGCGCCGGCGGCCTTCCTGCTGCTGTCGATGGCGCTGATGAACTGGCAGATGCTGCGCTGGCTGCCGCGCGAGATCGGGCCGCTGCTCGACCGCGCGCAGCGCGAGAGCGGTCGCGACCCGCGCGCCGGCTTCGGCTACCGCTGGCTGCTGGGCAAGCCGGCGATCGTCTGGAGCAACGTGGCCTTGCTGGCGAGCATCGCGCTGGTGCTGTACAAGGACGGCCGCTTCGGCTGA
- a CDS encoding SMI1/KNR4 family protein, protein MSEAALARAERWYGAALAAPLRAFVLAHGGREIGAVRLYPADEIVERNETYETREYCPGYLTVGDDGGGRAVVVHAALTPPTVFVVGHGSMSEADFVAVGSGLQAWIEGGCAMD, encoded by the coding sequence ATGAGCGAGGCGGCGCTGGCGCGGGCGGAACGGTGGTACGGCGCGGCGCTCGCCGCGCCGCTGCGCGCGTTCGTGCTCGCCCACGGCGGGCGCGAGATCGGCGCGGTGCGGTTGTATCCGGCCGACGAGATCGTCGAGCGCAACGAAACCTACGAGACCCGCGAATACTGTCCGGGCTATCTGACCGTCGGCGACGACGGCGGCGGCCGCGCGGTCGTGGTGCACGCCGCGCTGACGCCGCCGACCGTGTTCGTGGTCGGGCACGGCAGCATGAGCGAGGCGGATTTCGTCGCGGTCGGCAGCGGCTTGCAGGCGTGGATCGAAGGCGGCTGCGCGATGGACTGA
- the purT gene encoding formate-dependent phosphoribosylglycinamide formyltransferase: protein MTTLGTPLSPHAYRVLLLGSGELGKEVAIELQRFGVEVIAADRYADAPAMQVAHRSHVLDMLDGQAVRALIAAERPNLIVPEIEAIHTQTLVELEDEFARRGSDTRVAPTRIIPTARAARLTMDREGIRRLAAETLKLATSPYRFVDTREDYRAAVAEIGLPCVVKPVMSSSGKGQSLVRGDADIDKAWDYAQTGGRAGAGRVIVEGFIDFDYEITLLTVRHAGGTTFCAPIGHLQRDGDYRESWQPQPMNPVALARAQEIARAITDDLGGFGVFGVELFVKGDEVWFSEVSPRPHDTGLVTLISQDLSEFALHARAILGLPIPTIREHGPSASCAVLAQGHGVPVFSGVDAALGQVDTQLRLFGKPRVEGHRRVAVTLALGGDIDEARAKAREAAAQLRIELR from the coding sequence ATGACCACGCTCGGCACGCCGTTGTCCCCGCACGCTTACCGCGTGCTCCTGCTCGGGTCGGGCGAACTGGGCAAGGAGGTGGCGATCGAGCTGCAGCGCTTCGGCGTGGAAGTGATCGCCGCCGACCGCTACGCCGACGCGCCGGCGATGCAGGTGGCGCACCGCAGCCACGTGCTCGACATGCTCGACGGCCAGGCCGTGCGCGCGCTGATCGCGGCCGAGCGGCCGAACCTGATCGTGCCGGAGATCGAGGCGATCCACACCCAGACCCTGGTCGAGCTGGAAGACGAGTTCGCCCGCCGCGGCAGCGACACCCGTGTGGCTCCTACCAGGATCATCCCGACCGCGCGCGCCGCGCGCCTGACCATGGACCGCGAAGGCATCCGCCGCCTCGCTGCCGAGACCTTGAAGCTGGCGACCTCGCCGTACCGCTTCGTCGACACGCGCGAAGACTACCGCGCCGCCGTGGCCGAGATCGGCCTGCCGTGCGTGGTCAAGCCGGTGATGTCGTCCTCCGGCAAGGGCCAGAGCCTCGTGCGCGGCGACGCCGACATCGACAAGGCCTGGGACTACGCCCAGACCGGCGGCCGCGCCGGCGCCGGCCGGGTCATCGTCGAGGGCTTCATCGACTTCGACTACGAAATCACCCTGCTGACCGTGCGCCACGCCGGCGGCACCACCTTCTGCGCGCCGATCGGCCACCTGCAGCGCGACGGCGATTACCGCGAGAGCTGGCAGCCGCAGCCGATGAACCCGGTGGCGCTGGCGCGCGCGCAGGAGATCGCCCGCGCCATCACCGACGACCTCGGCGGCTTCGGCGTGTTCGGCGTGGAATTGTTCGTCAAGGGCGACGAGGTCTGGTTCAGCGAGGTCTCGCCGCGCCCGCACGACACCGGCCTGGTCACCCTGATCTCGCAGGACCTGAGCGAATTCGCACTGCATGCGCGCGCGATCCTCGGCCTGCCGATCCCGACCATCCGCGAACACGGCCCGTCCGCGTCCTGCGCGGTGCTGGCGCAGGGCCACGGCGTGCCGGTGTTCTCCGGCGTCGACGCGGCGCTGGGCCAGGTCGACACCCAACTGCGCCTGTTCGGCAAGCCGCGGGTGGAAGGCCACCGCCGCGTCGCGGTGACCTTGGCCCTCGGCGGCGACATCGACGAGGCCCGCGCCAAGGCGCGCGAAGCCGCCGCGCAGTTGCGGATCGAATTGCGCTGA
- a CDS encoding alpha/beta fold hydrolase, with product MVTGHCILSHGFESGPDATKVAALAEAAQRQGWTAERPDYTDLDARSDVSPYGDVYARIERLLALAREAAERGPVVLAGSSLGAYISGAVSMQVRPAGLFLMAPPIHMGPAPALQAADVPLSLLHGWNDELIPASDVIAWAQPRRARLLLVDDGHRLSNHVDASAAAFRRLLQSLDNA from the coding sequence ATCGTTACCGGACACTGCATCCTGTCTCATGGCTTCGAAAGCGGCCCCGACGCCACCAAGGTCGCGGCCCTGGCCGAAGCGGCGCAACGCCAAGGCTGGACCGCCGAGCGCCCCGACTACACCGACCTGGACGCGCGCAGCGACGTCAGCCCCTACGGCGACGTGTACGCGCGCATCGAGCGCCTGCTCGCGCTGGCGCGCGAAGCCGCCGAGCGCGGGCCGGTGGTGCTGGCCGGTTCGAGCCTGGGCGCCTACATCTCCGGCGCGGTGTCGATGCAGGTGCGGCCGGCCGGGCTGTTCCTGATGGCGCCGCCGATCCACATGGGCCCGGCGCCGGCGCTGCAGGCCGCCGACGTGCCGCTGAGCCTGCTGCACGGCTGGAACGACGAACTGATTCCCGCCAGCGATGTGATCGCCTGGGCGCAGCCGCGCCGCGCGCGCCTGCTGCTGGTCGACGACGGCCATCGCCTGTCCAACCACGTCGACGCCAGCGCCGCCGCGTTCCGTCGCCTGCTGCAGAGTCTCGACAACGCATGA